Below is a window of Salvelinus alpinus chromosome 34, SLU_Salpinus.1, whole genome shotgun sequence DNA.
GGAACTCGCCTGTGTGTGCTCAGGAGGGATCCACGTGAACAAGTGAGAAACCTTGTTCCCATTTGCAACAAGATGCAGTGATATCATGTTCACTATTTATTTTAATATACTGTTCTGCTTTAACTTGCTAATGTAGGGCCAAAGAACAAATCCTACTCACAGGATAAGGGACTTTACTGTAATGTTAGATCGATGTGCAGTACCTATTGGCAAAGAGCTCTACACTGCATATGAAATAAAATAACACCTTTCAAtcttctctaattctctctctttctatctgtctctatctctctccctcgcttcctccctctcctccagatccCAGTCATGACAGGGGCCTTCATGGACTCCTCACCCAATGACAACTACAGTGCCGACCACTCGCTCTTCAACTCCTCGGCCAGCGTCCACGCTGCCTCTGCGGCTGCCTCAGCCCAGGCCCAGCAGGATGACCAGTCTTCGTCCAGTGATGCCATCTGGCTCTGGATTGCCATCATCGCTACTATCGGCAACATTGTGGTGGTGGGAGTGGTCTACGCATTCACCTTCTGATCCATCTCTCCTTGACGCCCACCTAGCCAAAAATTAGAGAGCCTCCCCATGGGAGAACGTGATAAAAGACAAAGGACAAATATCACATACCGAATTATCAAAGGGCTCTGGGATGCGGATGCTGGCTATGGTGTGGGGGTTCTATAGTTGAAGCTTCAGCATCATTCACTTTCAATAGAAAAAAGTTTCAGGATACGAACAGTATACACAGTACGCAAGTTCAACTGGAGGCAGAAGGGTATTTTCAACTTTAGTCGCCTAATTTTCAGTGGACATCATGCTCCTGAATGTTGTTGTGTTGCATTGTGGGGCTGAAGGGGCTTACAGATACATACAGGGTGAACTGGACCATCTTAAAATGTCCCCCAGATAGAAGAGAGGCAATTAAGAGGAGTGCTGCTTAATTATTGGGATGAACAGAGACGTGACTCTTAAAACATTTATGGGACTCTGGGATTACTTCTGCATTAGCCATGTGCTCAGCTTCTTACAGCATGTTATCTGTTCTGCCAAAGGAAGGCTCAAAGTATTAGCTTTCCTTTGTAATATCGACAGAAAATGGACCAACGGACACTGGCTTTAATGAAACATTCCTGCATCATCCTTTTGGATCCGCCAACTGATATTGCTTCTCAGTTTCTTTAGCAATGCCACACCAGTTTATGGTCCAATAAAGACAATCACTC
It encodes the following:
- the LOC139563652 gene encoding uncharacterized protein C14orf132-like isoform X1; this encodes MDLSFMAAQIPVMTGAFMDSSPNDNYSADHSLFNSSASVHAASAAASAQAQQDDQSSSSDAIWLWIAIIATIGNIVVVGVVYAFTF